Proteins encoded in a region of the Nicotiana tomentosiformis chromosome 9, ASM39032v3, whole genome shotgun sequence genome:
- the LOC138899315 gene encoding uncharacterized protein, producing the protein MVDFGVILGMDWMLPYRAILDCHVKMVTLAMPGLPRLEWKGTSGHSTSKVISYMKARRMVEKGFLAYLVYSRDPSTDVPSMDSVPIVHAFPEVFLADLQGMPPDRDIDFCIDLAPGTHPISILSYCMAVPKLKELKEQLQDLLDQGFIRPSVSPWGAPVLFVKKKDGSM; encoded by the coding sequence atggtagattttggtgtcatcttgggtatggattggatgttaCCTTAtcgtgctatattggattgtcatgtcaagatggtgaccctagccatgccggggttacctcgattagagtggaaaggaacttctggtcattctaccagcaaggttatttcttatatgaaggctcgacgtatggtcgagaagggttttcTTGCCTATTTGGTTTATAGTCGTGATCCTAgtacggatgttccttctatggactcagtaccaattGTTCATgcatttccagaagtatttcttgcagatttgcaggggatgccacccgacagagatatagacttttgtattgatttggctccgggcactcatcccatttctattctatcATATTGTATGGCCGTGCCGAAACTGAAAgaactgaaggagcagttacaagacttgcttgatcagggatttattagacctagtgtctcgccctggggtgcaccagtgttatttgtaaagaagaaagatggttcaatgtga